The window CCCCCTCcccttttttttaaactttaactTCCATTGTAACCTCTCTAATtttgagatagaagatctagaaAGACTTATGTTCTCACTTTCTTGCTTGCATCTATCTCCATCTGCTCCAGATGCGAGAACTCAGTCTTTATCTTCTTTAGGTTTATTTACAGTATAGTCTTTCTTTGTAGTCTTGTCTAATCATTCTAATCAAGTTCCTTTCTTCCCAACTAAGAAATCTCAGGCCCCTCTTAAGGTTAAGTCCTTTGCTTAGTTATTGGCATACAAGAAGGTGAACACCAACAACATGCTACAACAAAGGAGATCTTACAAAGCCCTCAATCCTGATGTTTGTATGTTGTGTATGGAGCGTGAAGAATTGGTAGATCATCTTTTTTTGCATTGCTCTTTGACTATAGGGTTGTGGCACAAATTATTTGGATTGGGGAAGCTAGACCGGGTTTCTCCTAGGAGTATTTCTAATATGATGACCATTGCATATAAGGGATTGGGAAACTCCACCAGAGGATTGGTGTTGTAGCAAAATGCTCATATGATTTTGATTTGGGTTGTGTGCCATGAAAGAAATGCAataattttttaggaaaatgCGAGGACTCTAGAAGTTCTTTGGGATAttattcatttctttgctttcttttggGCATCTTGCACCAACACTTAAAAAGGGCATTTCCCTTAACGTGACCCAACTTAATTGGGTGTGGGTGTGTAGGTTCAAAGATGTGGACTAGTTAGGAAATGTTTTGTGTAATTGTCTTATGATGTATaggtttttttagtattttggaaCGTCATTTgttagattatttgtttttgagAGGATTTCTCGTCATTCCTTTGTACTTTTTCGttcttatttaaatatattattttgttgtttctcataaagaaagaaaaaaaaaaagactactAGGTTTAACTAAAAGAGTTTTATGCTTTTGGATTgaatttcaaaactttcaaataaagtatcaacaattatttaatatatacatatgcccgcacaaaagaaatttggtagaaaaaaaaaactctataaattaaaaaacttgaATTGAGAATTCCCCGGTTTGAACCTAAAAAAGAGTTTCTATGCAACTAGATTGAATATCAAAACTTTCAAATATTGTACTAAGAATTGTTTATCAGATATATTTGTAGGCCTAATACACATGCACGAACTAAAATTTAGCCAAGAAAAAACATGTAGAAGTATGAGAAGTCATTATCATAGAAAATACTCTACCCTTTAGAGACCAAATCTTCAAgtacattttcaaattgaaactctaatggattttcttcaacccaataattttcctttccttcaatCAAGAGTGGAATTCTACCATAGGCTGGTTAAGAGGCTTGATCatctaaattagaaaattaaggaTCTCATAAGAACAATCCAATGGATATATTAATGTCAAACACACTACTAATGAACATAATTACCTATCATTCTGATCAAATGAATCCATATGCACCATTAAAAGTAGCACCTTCCTTAACTTAAAAACTTCTAGATTTCGTAAATTCTAAGCTCAAAACTTttgattataattaataattgatatgTTCAAGATACTAGGCCTAGTTAGTTCCTGTTTGAAAAAATTGCCACATAGGCCTATGCAATTTACTCggtttgttttactttttatttttccttttatttttatgtctatGTTTTAAAAAGCTAAAGCTCTTTATATCTACTATAAAAGCCAGACCCAATTCCTAATGAAAGAACTAATGCTTAATGAAAGAACTGATGCTTAATGGAACAGATCCAATTCCTAATGAAAGAACTTTAAGGTTTTAAAGTTTTGTAGTGAttggaaaattaaaagatttcaactgttgatgatttttttttttgtttgaagaaaGACATACCAAATGTTTATAGACTGGATCATACAAGAAAAAGATCATTTTGCTTACCAAGGTCAGCTTTATAGGGTCATTTCCCAACTTGGACACATTGTATGAAATATAGAAGGTTAGTGAGtcaaaaacatttcttttaCTTCAAAAATCCCACCAAAACAAAGAAGGTGTTATTTTTATTAGCAGATAACATAGATTTACCTCGTCATGTATTTTTGTAATCTCTCATGCCATGACATATCGGCCGCAATGCATTAAATGACAATCATAATCCATTGGTGGAATTGTATCTTCCACGACATACAAAACCAAAAAGCCTCAAACTTGCGTATCCATAATTTCCAAAACCATGCAGACAACCACAAGCCAAATGTAGTATCATCTCCATGCCTATAAAATGTGAAGACCAAGAATAGGCACCATGCATGCACTAACGAATGGATGGTTAGAGTATATGGCAACTAATTATAAGTGACATGTATATAAACTTTCATATTGATTCTATGTTTACAGTAGCTatctttcaaaaacaattattgcATGTCACTGAAGAATGAAGTTTCCTCGAGAAACTGATGAACCTTATGCAGGGGAATAAAGAATATTCATGTCGTTGTTATATGACTTAAGTATTACTTTGCAAGAACCAAACCCTAAGAGAAAGGACTAAACAATTTTTTGCATAagtcttaaaaattttaaataaaggataatgttggttttttttcttcttcaaaaaatcactaataaatgataaatatttggtGATATATTATATTGGTAGTTAGATCTTTTGTGATCCCtaaattttcctctttttttttttttaaataaaagacttgattttttttcttccatattttgagtaaaaaaaaactaggtgTACCAACTTCCCAtcgattttttcattttccccatATGTGATATTTGAACCAATAATTCTACCaatatcattgatttttttgCTATAGCATCTTAAGCTAGTTTCAAGTTCTAGCCTTTTGATGCTTTAACATtgcatattttcttataaaactcCTCATATCTAATGCAAACAAACTACAAATTGGTAAGAATACGAAACAATCTCTTCAATCCAAAGAATTAGTCATATAAGTCAAAATTGagtttaattttagaaattttctaCAAATTCCATTTTATATGGAGAATCCTTAATCGGGGTGATAATGGAGGTTAGCAAATGATAACTTAACATGTTAATATATCACCTATATTTTTTATCGAGGAATTGCGAATAGGTAGTTGTCATGTTTTCTATACCTAATTGgaatatcttaaatttaaaacttttggtCTTATTATATTTGAgtcaattattattttggttgattattgagatttagagttagtttaacgatgttattaaaaaacactttcaaccttaaaataataatacttaatattttttttacttgaattcTTCTTGCAATTTTTATAATGACCAACACCTATATGTATTTATCATATCCACGATGCAACACTTCCCTATGCTCCTTAATAAGTCACCTTAAAACCATATGGAGGTTTGATAACTTAGTTACttattgatatttgttttttctttctaaataaaCGTTCTAGATTTTTCAAACttgatcataatttttaaagtttttgaaCAAGAGGAAACAATGACATGTatagattttcttataattttatatttaacacACCTATATAAgattttcaaatcctttttaTACCTAAAACCCAAGTAATTTagtcaataattttgaaaagatttcaaAACAAACATACCTAGGATTTATCCcatcaaattccaaaaaataaaaaaataaaaagccaaATTATATATAGTTAGACAAGGTAGGGTAGATCTAGTAATGTCCCCACTCAAATTTCCCATAAAAACATCTCATGTATTATatcatcaaatttcaaaaaaataaaaataaaatcttatatatagtaatagatttttaaaattaaactgaATTCCTATAAAtgtaaatttaatattcaacataaaaaataattgcatttCAAATACCacaaaaaatttagataaaaataatgttataaattttaaataaaattaaaaagtaaatttactttataaattgaatttcacTCACCTCTCTTGAGATTGAGTTAAATGTCCTTAAccacaattaatttaaaatttcatcaaatatcgttttttatcctatttatttgttaatttcatttttttttctttcttcaagttttgaaaatttatcacaattgtataaaaaaaccaaaaaaataaaaattttactaaaatttCATAGTActaactaataataaaaataaaagagaataattttgtcataattattagctataatataaataataataaataaaagaaatgtatTTGATCACCTATGCGTATTAAAATGATAGTCTTCTCACCTGTTTAtggtatatgatttttttaaaaccttaggataattttggctCACAAACGAGTCTGATTTTAATGCAAATTTAGGAACTTTTTGGCCATTGTGCCTTTATGGTAATTGGCCAgggtaaaaatgtaaatttattgtCAGAAAGAACTCAGAAGTGAAGTTAGCTTAGCTCTCATGCAGACGATTAGTGGTAGGCTCTATTCAGCACAACCTCCAAGAAACGCTCAAGAAAACTGGAAAGCGAATCGCATATAAACGAGATTTGAGAGACAGCCTCACTCCATGCTTTCCTATCAGTTTCTCGCATTTTCCCGAGAAAATCTCACGTCGTTTCCAAGAAAAAGCCCTACCACCTTATGGTTTCCAACCTCAAGCTGTGATAAGAGATGTTTCCTCCGGCTGACGACCCTCCCGATCTAGGGATCCCACCCAACCGCGGCCCTCTGCCCGTCAGGAGAAACCCTAACTCTAAACCTAACCCTCGCGTTCGTTCTGGCTATCGACGCAATGCCCAGCCGCAGGGGATTCGGGGGGTCCAAGCTCACCGAGGCTCTCTACGTGGGATTCTTGACgggttcttttatttttactgCTTTGTTTCGTATCTGTTTCTCGCATTTTACCGAGAAAATCTCACGTCATTTCCAAGAACAAGCCCTGCCACCGTATCGTTTCCAAACTCAAGCTGTGATAAGAGATGTTTCCTCCGGCTGACGACCCTCCTGATCTAGGGATCCCACCCAACGGCGGCCCTCTGCCCGTCAGGAGCGTTCGTCCCGGCCATCAACGCAATGCCCGGCCGCAGGGGATTCTGGGGGCCCGAGCTCGCCGAGGCGCTCTATGTGAGATTCTTgacgtgttttttttttttaattttttatgcttTGTTTATAGTTGTTCTGATGATCATGCAGAACAAAATCGGCGTGATAGAGCAGGAGTGGTCGTTTCTTGACGGAATTAAGTCTGGGACATCGTTGAAGTTCGGGTAGGAAAGTTTGTTAAGGAGGTTTGGAGAGCGGGACTGACTCGATCAGTTGCGGTCAGAAATGAGGATCGGCGTTCGGAGGCCTAGGCTTGCTCTTGTGAGTTTTTGCTTTGAGAATAGAGAATGTTTGCGTGAGGTATGATTGTTGGTGATTTATTTTACCGAGTCTTTCTGTTTTAGCTGTTGCAATTGGATTGAATTCTTTGTGTTCGATTTGATTCTTCTTCAATTATGTTAGAGAATCTTGTTGTTGTGGGTGTTGCATTTGGGAATCGAATTGCTTGGATTTGATTTGACTGTTCTGGATTTGTGTGGATTAATATTGATCTGATGAGTGTTGCGATAAAGAATTGAGGTTTATGTATATTAATCTTGATCTGTTTTGGCTGTTGCAATTGGGAGTTGGGCAGCACAGGCCTCACAGTGCATGTTCACATTGAGTTCCACAGTTGTTAATCCACTAACctggagaaaatggaaaatgccATCAAATCAGCaggagaatttattttattttattttatttttcaaagtagTTGCTGCATGAAACCTGTGAACTAACAACTTCTGGCATGGGCTCTCCCTCAGCTTCAGGCAGAGGGGATAAGACTTTAGCTCTTCTCTTGGTTTTCTTCATTATCCTATTGCACACAGCTTGTGGTTCAACTATTCCCTTTATAGTCACCTGGTTTTGAGCCATATCAATCATAACCTCCTTGACTCCTGTAAATGATGACAACAATGACAAAGAATCAGGTAATGAGAGAGCTGTGAGAGAGCTGTGAGTGAACTATATTCACGTGGAcaggaagaaaaagagagagagagagagagagctctTATTTTCATGAGGGACCTCTCTATCTTCTTGGCACATCCCACACAATGCAAATCTACAAACAAGACAAATGGTAATGGTGGCTTAGGTTCCTCCTTCTGCTCttctggtttttcttctttcttctcctcTGCTTTTTCCTCCTTCTCCTCTGCCTCTGGTTTAACTTCAGCTGGAGCTTGTTCCTGCCCAGATAACattatcaataaaagaaatcaaTGCAGGACTGAATCATACATAAAAAAGTAAGATCCACTGAAAAGAATGAAGTACTcaagaaacagaaaaataatCCTAAAGCCCCATTTCACCTTAGCTTCTTCACCCATTGATTATTCTCTCAAACTGAGAAGGATTCAGTGAAAAATGAGGGAGAGGCCTGAGAAAAGAGAGGAGGCAGCTTTTATACGTAGAAGTTGGATTGTAATGGGCGGTGGGTTGTGCagtttttatcatataaagCAACCACACTGATTCCAGAGCACATGCAACACCACTAACTGTTCTGGGTACCTATTACTTAACTATTTCTTTTGGAGTTGTTTTCAATCTCCAAGGctgagaagaagagaaaggggGGGAATAACAACTGGGCAGGGTCGGCAGATTTATAGAGAGAAGAGAGGAGGGCTGATGAAGCCAAGCAAGAGAGAATGATACATATAATTAAGAAGGAAAGCACTCCCATCACCCACCAACTGGTAgattttacatttttgtttataaGGTTCCATGAGAATGTGGTCAAGTGGCAGACATGTGTGACGAGGTATCTAGGCAATCTGGAAGCCAAGTTTGTCCGTAAACTTAGAATGGATCTGGTGTGGGAGACACCACACATCTTCAATGACCAAAACCAAGTAGGTCAATTTTTCTGATTAAATCTAATGACCGACATCCATATTAGAGGAAATGGGTCATTATAAAATGATACCAGAACCAATCCCAAACTCTGATGTGACACTTTTTTTGCTTGACCTCATAAGAAATGTTTGTCTATCTGAGTGGTCATGTAATCATGTGGGATAGAACAAGGATGTTGTGTTTGCATTGGTAGTAATTGTATTTAGTAGAGTTCTTTTTACTatgtaaatatgttttagaGTCGTGAGAGTTTATTAGGCTGGAGGCGGGTAActctttttataaatatattgccAAAAGTAGCCTTATCATGTCTAGTACTAATAGCCTAGTGCTACATCCTTTCTATACAATTTAGTTGGAAAAGAAGGTATTTTAGTAACTTAGTAGCTGGGGTGAATGAAACTTGGGGATGCTaaaggggttagggttttgcgTGTAAAGATCTGCATAGTAGAAAGTAGGGATCACATGGGTTGCTGCATTACCATTTAGATCACAAAGCTTaacccttttttttccctttttcaattGCTTTCCCTTGCTGCTCTTTTCGATAATTGGAAAGTTTTTCTGTTAGGCCTCTCTTTCTCATCAAGTGATTAGTTGTTCTTCAACATCAGAATCTCACTACCATATACCAAACTGCAACCTACCCTCTACTTAACCATTTAGATTGACAAGCTACATTTCTCCTCCCCCTCAATCAAATCGAAACCAAAACTGCCCTTCAAAGGAAAATCTGAAAACTCATCCCCACCCTTTTGGTTTCTGGCTTTTGTCTCCAAAGTTTGATAGAGAAACTTACaccaagagaagaagaaacCCAACTCAATTTAGGTGTCAAACGTGGAAATGACTCAGCATGGGACAGTAACAAGCACCAACCATGAAAAGATTGGTCCAAGATCTCAACCACTAAGAAATCACCGACCGACCTCTCTCACAGCGTCCAGCCAAAAAGAAGTTAAACCCCaaagcaaatttcaaatttggttGACCCCATGTAATATAAccttctccctttttgtataataaaGATTATACTGATGAGGGATTAGTGGGGTCATAGAGCTATATTGGATGTGCGGTTAGCTGCATCTTGATGCATTTGCTCAGTCTAGTTATTAGGAAAAAGGAATCATACTCAACTGAAGGCTTTTATGGTATAACCATAGGCTTTTAGCTGCTGCTACCTAAAGCCTTTTCTGCTTGGGCTTTATTCCAATTGACAGTGAAATAGCAATGGGCAAGATGGTACTTCTGTGATGAAAGTTGAAGTAAAGGTGTAGGCTCCAAAGCTCCGCCATATGAATCTTAACTGCTTTGAAGCTGGTATACCCCAGAATGGTTAGACTCGTAAGCATACTTTGCTTGCCTTCACCCCTGGTGTCAAGGAAATAATATGTTGTTACAATGAGATGTATGCAACAACACCAAAGTATTCTAAAGCCAAGATGTTTACAAGATTGGTGGTATTGGCACTGTTCATGTTGGTTGTGTTGAAACAGGCATCCTTAAACTCGGTATGATTGTCACCTTTAGACCGGATGGAGTGCTACTGTGAAGCCCTTGTCCAGAAGCTTGAGGAAAACCAGAAGGAGATGCTCGGAGAATTGCAGAATCTCAGAATTGAGCACTCTACTTGCGTGTTCACAATTTCATCCATGAAGGCCCAAATGGAGACAATGAGTCAAGACATGAATGAGCAGATCTTAAGATTTGCTGAGGATGGACATGACTTGGATTCCCTTAACCAGGAGCTTGggtatgtttgggtgttatgtgttaaatgtatgtgtgtactagcaaaattaattttcattctgttcatttctttgttttcttatgATCTTATTGTTGCGTTGTCTATTATTGATCTATTTAGTTTCGTATGAAAGTACCTTGATTTCCGTTCAACAACATTGTgccttaagaggtaattttcttattttcgtTTTTATATTTGATCTCTATTCGTTTCCCTACCTTCCATAAACGCAagggtgaaaattttcaagttttcaagGGAGAAGAGAAGTTTAGTCGGAAATACTTCTTTGGTAAGTTTCCTTCATATACCGTATTCTCCTCCATTTCagactgttcttcattcttcccTTTTAGCTTTGGGTGTTATTTCTCTACTGCATGTATGTAttatagaattaattttcaatcgtttgatttatttgtttgtttcaaaGTTTGATGTTGCGTTTTCTATTactcatttctttagtttcgtatTAGAATAATATATTTCCTTTTAATGATACTATGCCTTAAGAGCCaattttcttattctcgtttttacatttgatatCTGCTCCTTTCCCTACCTTCTATAagcgtaagggtggaattttcaGGTTTGCGGGGGAaaagagaagtttatttggaaatagttgttgagtaaatttcttcgtattccctattcttctCAAATTTATGACTgctcttcatttttctcttgtatgtttgggtgttatgcGTTAAATGTATGCGTGTgctaacaaaattaattttcattctgttgatttctttgttttcttgtgaTCTTGTTGTTGCGTCGTCTATTACTAATCGATTTAATTTCGTATGAAAGTACTTTGATTTCTGTTCAACAACATTGTGCCTTAAGAGGTAATTTCTTattctcgtttttacatttgatctctacttgTTTCCCTACCTTCCATAAAGgcaagggtggaatttttcaggtttccaaGGGAGAAGAGAAGTTTAGTCGGAAATACTTCTCTGGTAAGTTTCCTTTGTATACCGTATTCTCCTCTATTTCagactgttcttcattcttcccttttatctttgggtgttatTTCTCAACTGCATGTATGTAttatagaattaattttcaatcctttgatttatttgtttgtttcaaaGTTTGATGTTGCATTTTCTATTactcatttctttagtttcgtatcagaataatttatttctttttaatgacACTATGCCTTAAGAgacaattttcttattctcgttTTTACATTCGATCTCTGCTCCTTTCCCTACCCTTCAATAAGCGTAAGGGTGGAAATTTTCAGGTTTGCTGGCGACAAaagaagtttatttggaaatagTTGTTGGGTAAGTTTCTTCTGTATTCCCTATTCTTCTCAAATTTACGattgttcttcatttttctctggtatgtttgggtgttatgcGTTAAATGCATGTGTGTACtagcaaaattaattttcattctaTTGATTTCTGCTGTAACAGGCATGTGACATATCTTATCATCACTTGCCTGATGGAAATCTAGTTGAGAAGATCAGAATGAAAAGGGATTGGGCAGCCAAGTACAAAGTCGTGATTTAAACTGGAAGAGGACTTTACTATCTTCACCATGACCGTTACCCCGTGAATGCCCCATGGTGATTTGGAGTTGAACGACATATTGTTTGATGAAAGCATGGAATCTCATCTGGGTGAATTTGGATTCAAATTTCTGGCAGAATTGAATGAAGTTTCACTCCCATCGAGAATTCCTAGAACAGAAACAGGAGGTGGCATACAAAGCAAGCCAAGGATGGGATCATCTTTGAGCCACTCGGGGGTGCACATGCAGCTCCTTCTTGGACCTCTTTCCAATGTATTGAAGCAATGTCTGTTTTAGATAATTTTCTGAAACTGAAACATAATGACTGTAAAAAACTGCAAAGCTAAGAATCCTCAAGTCACCAAGCCTACTCTTGGATGGCTTCACATGACTGATTTGTCGGATGCACAGACCAGAGCTAATGTAGGTAGAGGCAGCAAGCTGCAAAGGTCATTAAGTGGCATTGCAATGGAGGTTCATCGTGATTCCAGAGAATCCAAAATTGAGACCACAAGATTGAAAGGAGAGGGACACGGAAGTAGAATTATTGAATATCTGATTGATATAAAGAACAAGAATCTTCCAGAAACCGCAAGAGATTGGAGCGAGACTACCCTTTTTTCTTATTATACACTGTTTAAGCTATGTTCAGCTTTGCTGTTGCCCTACTGGTTTCCGTTGAGAAATGTACTCTCAGGATATTCAGCATCCCAAGTTATCTACTGCTGCCATTGGCCATGGCTTAGAGGAGTTTGGTTGGCAGAAGCTTGAACACAAGGCTGACCTTTCTATTTAGAGAAGCCATTTAGGGTAAGTAAGGATTCAGCATGGTGGATTTTGGGAGCTAAGGATTCAGTCCATGTTTTGAGAGAGAGGATCTGGACAGAGGTGgcagagaaaaaggaaagagtgGGGATTCTGATTTTTCAGCGGGGAAATTTTGGATTCTAGGGGGCCGGTTTTTAGGAGGAGAAAACTGTTCAGAAAGGAGGATAcagagaaaaagagaggaatttttcattgatttcaagGGGAGAAGGAGAACTCAGGTTCACTGGTTTTCTGGTGGGTTTTGGAGAGGGAGAACACAACTCACTTGAAGCCGAGCAATACTTCTTGAGGGGAGGTTCTTCCAAGTATGGTCACATGAAATTCGTTTCTCATCTCTATATGACtctacatctttttttttttttttttggcaaattcCAGTGTTATCTTGTTGATTGTTGTGGACATTTAGGGCTGATTGTTTCTCTTGCTGAATGTGTTTAAATATGTGCATGATGAACTTGAAGATTTTGCCATGGGTAGGACTCGGAATAATGGTTATGGCCATGCAGAGGGTCTTTATGGTGATGAATTTGAGACAAACTTGGTTGCTGCTGCATCTGCTGCTGCTATGAAGGAGGCCATGGATAGAGCTGAAGCTAAGTTTAGGCATGCAAAGGGAATAAGGGAGAGAGAAAGTGCAAAAGCTTCTAGAAGTAAAGAAGCTGGCCAGTTGGGTAGAGATGTGAAAGCAATGCAAGATGCTCAGGAGAGAGCAATCAGAGGAAAACGGGAGAGATTAGAACACGAGCggcaagagagagaaagagaagaggaaGAGAGGGAACAAAGGAGACTTGAGAGAGCAAGGGAAATTGTAAGGGAAAGGgaggagaaagaaagagaacagAGGAGACTTGAGAAGGAGAGGGAGCGATTAAGGGAGATTGAGAGGGAAAGGGAAAAGGCCAGACAAGCTGTGGAAAGGGCTACTAAGGAAGCACGTGAAAGAGCGGCTGCTGAAGCTCGCCTAAAGGCTGAAAGAGCTGCTGTTGAGAAGGTAAATGCTGAAGCTCGAGAGCGTGCAGAAAGAGCTGCAGTTCACAGAGCACAAGTTGAAGCTCGTGAAAGGGCAACAGCAGAGGCAAAGGAAAGAGCAGAAAAGGCTGCTGCAGAAGCCAGGGAAGGGGCAAATACTGAAGCAAGAGAGAAGGAAGCATGTGAGAGAGCTGCTGTTGCAAGGGCAGAAGCTGAAATGCGGCTTAGAACAGGAAAGGGCTGCGGCAGATTCTCGAGAAAgggctgctgctgctgctagAGTGAACcaacaaaagaatgaaaatgatcTTGAGTCTTTCTTTAGCATGGGTTCTCGACCAAGCAGTGCGCCAAGGCCTAGAGCTAACTCTTCAATGAGAACCTGGGATTGTAGATCTGCATTTCGTGTTTTGCTTGTCTCAATGTTGTCTGATTGATTTTATGACTGTCTATTTCAGGACCCCATGTTTGATACCCAATTTCAGAATAGGCGTGGGCCTGAAGTGGCAAGAACATCTGCAAGTGCATCATCGACTATGAGAAAAGCATCATCAACAACAAATATTGTTGATGatctttcttcaatttttggAGGTAGCTTTCTTTCCAAAGTGAAATTTTCTTGTGTAACATTTAATTATTTGTGATCCTCTCTCTTGTAAGAATTATAATTGgcttaactattttttattgcaAAAGCTGCTCCATCAAATTAAACTGTGTTCAGATCTGCATGCATTCTATTagcctaaaaaaaatttacttttcagtGGTTTAAACTTATTGATGTTATGAACTGTAATAATGCTCAATACTAAAACTAGTTTTGTCAAACACTGTCTAAGAACCTGAACTTTAAGCAATATCTTTAGTAAAACTTTGTATtggtttatttcttttcatttcaagacATTTACTAGAATACAGATATTATAGTCAT of the Vitis vinifera cultivar Pinot Noir 40024 chromosome 10, ASM3070453v1 genome contains:
- the LOC109121902 gene encoding heavy metal-associated isoprenylated plant protein 9, encoding MIDMAQNQVTIKGIVEPQAVCNRIMKKTKRRAKVLSPLPEAEGEPMPEVVSSQVSGLTTVELNVNMHCEACAAQLPIATAKTDQD